CATGGGGACGAGCGCGCTGTTGTAATAGTCGACCGGATCTCTCATCTCGATGGCCCTCTGAACGGAACCCGGCCGCCTCGGGGCGGCCGGGGTAGCGGCGGAAACGAACGACCTCGCAGGCCCCGTCCCCGCCGCCCGTTCGGGGCCGGACGAGGATCAGGCCGGGTTGGACTCACCCGCGGGAGCAGCCTCGGCCATGTCGGCCTTGGCCGATTCGCCCTTGCTGCCGTCCTCGGCGTCGTCCTCGTCGGCGAACAGCGCCTCCTTGGAGACGGGCTCCTCGACCAGTTTGACCTGACCGAGGACGTGGTCAACCACCTTCTCCTCGAACAGCGGGGCACGCAGTTCGGCGAGCGCCTGCGGGGTCTTGCGGTAGAAATCCCAGACCTGCTGCTCCTGGCCGGGGAACTGACGGACGCGGGCGATCAGGGCCTGATTCACCTCGTCGTCCGAGACCTTGATATCGGCGCTCTCACCGGCCTGCGCAAGCACCAGACCGAGGCGCACGCGGCGCTCGGCGATCCGGCGGTACTCCTCGCGCGCCTTCTCCTCCGTGGTGTCCTCGTCCTCGAAGGTCTTGCCGCGGTTCTTCAGGTCCTGCTCGACCTGGGCCCACACGGCGGCGAACTCCTGGTGGACGAGGCTCGGGGGCAGCTCGAAGGAGTAGCGGCTGTCGAGGGCGTCGAGCAGGCCCTTCTTCAGCTTCTGGCGCGAGGCCGCCTCGTACTCGCGGCCCATGGTGGTGCGCACGGCGTCCTTGAGGGCGTCGAGCGAGTCCATGCCGAAATTCTTGGCGAGCTCGTCGTCGATCGTGAGTTCACCCGGGGACTGGATGGCCTTCACGGTGACGTCGAACTCGGCTTCCTTGCCGGCGAGGTGCGCGGCGCCGTAGTTCTCCGGGAAGGTGACCTTGACCAGGCGCTCGTCGCCGACCCGGGCGCCGAGCAGCTGGTCCTCGAAGCCGGGGATGAAGGTGTTCGAGCCGAGGTCGAGGTTGATGTCCTCGCCGGTGCCGCCCTCGAACGGGGTGCCGTCGATCCGGCCGGTGAAGTTGATGGTCAGGCGATCGCCCGACTCGGCGTACTGTCCCTCGGGACGGTCCGTGAACGGGCGGTTGGCCGAGGCCATCCGCTCGATCGTCTCGTTGACCTCCTCGTCGGAGGGGGTGACGACCTGCTTGGTCAGGCTCACGTCCGAGAGGTCGACGAGGTCGAAGCTCGGCATCACCTCGAGGGCGACCTTGAACGAGAGATCGCCTTTGGCGTCGAGCGCCTTCTCGATCTCGTCCTTGTCCTCGGGCATCTGGACCTGGGGCTCGAGCGCGAGCTTGAGCTTGTTGTCCTCGACGATCTTCTGGTTGGCCTCGGTGACGGCGTTCTGAACGACGTCGGCCATCACGGAGCGGCCGTAGACCTTGCGCAGGTGGGCGACCGGCACCTTGCCCGGGCGAAAGCCCTTGATCTGCACCTTGCCCTTGATCCCGTCGAG
This is a stretch of genomic DNA from Methylobacterium sp. 17Sr1-1. It encodes these proteins:
- the tig gene encoding trigger factor gives rise to the protein MQVTETKAEGLKREFQVVLPAAELESRLATELDGIKGKVQIKGFRPGKVPVAHLRKVYGRSVMADVVQNAVTEANQKIVEDNKLKLALEPQVQMPEDKDEIEKALDAKGDLSFKVALEVMPSFDLVDLSDVSLTKQVVTPSDEEVNETIERMASANRPFTDRPEGQYAESGDRLTINFTGRIDGTPFEGGTGEDINLDLGSNTFIPGFEDQLLGARVGDERLVKVTFPENYGAAHLAGKEAEFDVTVKAIQSPGELTIDDELAKNFGMDSLDALKDAVRTTMGREYEAASRQKLKKGLLDALDSRYSFELPPSLVHQEFAAVWAQVEQDLKNRGKTFEDEDTTEEKAREEYRRIAERRVRLGLVLAQAGESADIKVSDDEVNQALIARVRQFPGQEQQVWDFYRKTPQALAELRAPLFEEKVVDHVLGQVKLVEEPVSKEALFADEDDAEDGSKGESAKADMAEAAPAGESNPA